One genomic segment of Sminthopsis crassicaudata isolate SCR6 chromosome 2, ASM4859323v1, whole genome shotgun sequence includes these proteins:
- the CAPN3 gene encoding calpain-3 isoform X1, with protein MEICADELKNVLNTVVNKHQDLKIDGFTLESCRSMIALMDTDGSGRLNLQEFHHLWKKIKSWQKIFKRYDTDHSGTINSYEMRNAVNDAGFHLNSQLYDIITMRYADKHMNINFDSFICCFVRLEGMFRAFQAFDKDGDGIIKLNVLEWLQLTMYA; from the exons ATGGAAATTTGTGCTGATGAACTCAAGAATGTTCTCAACACAGTGGTGAATAAAC ATCAAGACTTGAAGATAGATGGATTCACCCTAGAATCCTGCCGAAGCATGATTGCCCTGATGGAT ACGGATGGTTCTGGACGGCTGAACCTGCAGGAATTTCATCACCTCTGGAAGAAGATCAAGAGCTGGCAG AAAATCTTCAAACGCTATGATACAGACCACTCTGGCACCATCAACAGCTACGAGATGCGCAATGCTGTGAATGATGCGG GCTTCCATCTCAACAGTCAGCTCTACGATATTATCACCATGCGTTATGCAGACAAGCATATGAACATCAACTTTGATAGCTTCATCTGCTGCTTTGTACGGCTGGAGGGCATGTTCA GAGCTTTTCAAGCCTTTGACAAGGATGGAGATGGGATCATTAAACTCAATGTTCTAGAG TGGTTGCAGCTTACAATGTATGCCTGA